The following are encoded together in the Anopheles nili chromosome 3, idAnoNiliSN_F5_01, whole genome shotgun sequence genome:
- the LOC128724359 gene encoding uncharacterized protein LOC128724359, translated as MILLYMWRIGIGAKTAAKEAKVNPRTVLKHFGEIRMQLLMEINNDSPIGGPGLTVEIVETKISTHMSSDEEELLHEEPGSKRIQVVEETQSRGIETYETDVHEDILPDGDDCIEEDDEAVAWDGVYNIFDTMDLKDCLRYLAIWHQLPRSAVNMMLAILRMKLDLDLPKDARTLVRTPTQLRNEIVAIRGGDYSYGGLKSVLTKYVTPLTLSKTFNPEATHFSLDVSIDGLPLHKGGPTQLWPILVKVVELPKLPVMTVATFSATYQNHYQKPESIEEFLRPLVDEANEIHRSGLIVGDKTLHFSIRNFVADSPARALIKATTSFTGVHGCLKCSCVGEYFNNSIVGE; from the exons atgattttgctctacatgTGGAGAATCGGAATTGGGGctaaaactgcagcaaaagaagctaaaGTGAACCCTCGCACAGTGCTGAAGCACTTCGGCGAAATACGGATGCAGTTGCTGATGGAGATTAACAATGATTCACCGATTGGAGGACCAGGTCTGACAGTCGAGATAGTCGAGACCAAAATCTCGACAC ATATGTCTTCTGATGAAGAGGAATTGCTCCATGAAGAGCCAGGGTCAAAACGAATACAAGTAGTGGAAGAAACTCAAAGCCGTGGGATTGAAACGTATGAAACCGACGTTCACGAGGACATTTTACCGGACGGGGACGACTGCATtgaggaagatgatgaagcAGTCGCTTGGGACGGTGTATATAATATATTCGATACAATGGATTTGAAAGATTGTCTTCGATATCTTGCGATTTGGCACCAACTTCCCCGTTCGGCGGTCAATATGATGCTGGCCATCCTACGGATGAAGCTGGATTTAGATCTTCCTAAAGATGCGCGGACTTTGGTTAGAACACCTACCCAATTAAGGAACGAAATTGTTGCTATCAGAGGAGGTGATTATTCGTACGGAGGCTTAAAATCAGTCCTGACCAAATATGTTACTCCTTTAACTCTTTCTAAAACCTTCAATCCTGAAGCGACACATTTCTCATTGGATGTGTCAATCGACGGGCTGCCACTACACAAGGGTGGGCCAACTCAGCTTTGGCCTATTCTTGTAAAGGTGGTAGAGTTGCCAAAGCTTCCGGTTATGACGGTAGCCACCTTTAGTGCTACCTATCAAAATCACTATCAAAAACCGGAAAGCATCGAGGAATTCTTGCGGCCGCTGGTGgatgaagcaaatgaaattcaCCGATCAGGCTTGATTGTTGGCGATAAAACGTTGCATTTTAGCATTCGCAATTTTGTCGCCGACTCACCAGCACGTGCTTTAATAAAAG CTACGACGAGCTTCACTGGAGTGCATGGCTGTTTAAAGTGTTCTTGTGTTGGAGAATACTTCAATAATTCAATTGTTGgagaataa
- the LOC128724360 gene encoding uncharacterized protein LOC128724360, which produces SPEIKEFFSNFLKQMQLPSEIHRTLRSVRYVAFCKASEYRTFLHYASVVVLKDFYDAQGYSHFLLYFCGVTILSSSYYQHLWTRVKDFLSRFVKDFGTYYGRTHMTSNVHNLQHVFGEVAMFGPLDNFSAYCFENHLQQIKRWVRSGKKFAEQVAGRSSEIATIYMTANLIAPKYPYLKTNGIGLHVAADFVLLPNFKDQFFLLKNDDVVKFLDVKASSLFSITIVGVRFLFKMALFELNFEDNSIAKTSSTDLNIYKIIENSPTRHMEVSWTGIKCKLVRVKLPSRSLTHPHDASITTPDRGGSIISWDDLF; this is translated from the exons TCCCCTGAAATAAaggaatttttttcaaattttttgaAACAGATGCAGCTTCCTTCTGAAATTCACCGTACGCTTAGAAGCGTACGGTATGTTGCTTTTTGCAAGGCTTCCGAATATAGGACCTTCCTTCATTATGCAAGTGTTGTGGTTCTGAAGGACTTTTATGATGCGCAAGGCTATAGTCACTTCCTGCTCTATTTTTGCGGTGTTACGATTTTGTCATCATCGTACTACCAGCACCTTTGGACCCGTGTGAAAGACTTCCTTTCCCGATTTGTTAAGGATTTCGGCACATATTATGGTCGTACCCACATGACCAGCAATGTCCATAATCTCCAACACGTGTTTGGAGAGGTTGCAATGTTTGGACCGCTTGATAACTTTTCTGCATATTGCTTCGAAAACCATTTACAGCAGATCAAACGTTGGGTTAGATCTGGCAAGAAGTTTGCGGAGCAAGTGGCAGGTAGATCAAGTGAAATTGCCACCATCTACATGACTGCCAATTTAATTGCTCCGAAATATCCATATTTGAAGACAAACGGTATTGGTTTACACGTGGCCGCCGATTTTGTCCTACTACCAAATTTCAAAGACCAGTTTTTTCTATTAAAAAATGATGATGTAGTTAAATTTTTGGATGTAAAAGCCTCATCATTATTCTCTATCACTATAGTTGGGGTCcggtttttgttcaaaatggCGCTTTTCGAATTAAATTTTGAAGATAACTCTATCGCAAAGACATCTTCAACTGacttaaatatttataaaattatcgAAAATTCGCCAACTAGGCACATGGAAGTATCCTGGACTGGAATCAAGTGTAAGCTGGTTCGAGTCAAGTTACCTTCGCGATCTCTCACCCATCCTCAT GATGCTTCCATCACAACTCCGGATCGAGGTGGCAGTATAATTTCGTGGGACGACCTCTTTTAA